A single region of the Phyllostomus discolor isolate MPI-MPIP mPhyDis1 chromosome 14, mPhyDis1.pri.v3, whole genome shotgun sequence genome encodes:
- the LOC114489508 gene encoding sodium-dependent phosphate transport protein 1-like gives MDHPSPSRKGLGLCSLRCGLALLLHFCNVALLCQRSCLSLTMVAMVNSSALQAVPNASASEPLERVKSPVYDWSPRTQGIILSAIMYGMPAAQIPMGYLSGVYPIKVVTGLALLLSSVCNLLVPLAAEGGESLVIACRVVQGFSQGTVIVAQYTVWVRWAPPLERSRLTSVSLSGNMLGPCLSLLVTGFISQALGWPAVFYIFGAGGCALSLLWFLLFYDDPEQHPCISLSEKEFIASSVVQVSSSGKSVPIKAMLKSLPVWAISFCCFAFSWTNSIMFMYMPTFLRARLRIDIRENGLLSALPYLLSWVLGNLAGYLADFFLARKILSLIAIRKLFTTLGLLLPALFAVSLLHPGASRVTVVTCLTLTSATAGFCVAGMIINPLDIAPRYYGFLKGVTMLIGMTGGLTSSTLTGIILNQDPESSWFKIFLLMAAINVTSLIFYLVFAKADVQDWAKERQQTRL, from the exons ATGGACCACCCGTCTCCTTCCAGGAAAG GTCTGGGCCTCTGCTCGCTGCGCTGcggcctggccctgctgctgcACTTCTGCAACGTGGCCTTGCTGTGCCAGCGCTCCTGCCTCAGCCTCACGATGGTCGCCATGGTGAACAGCTCAGCGCTGCAGGCCGTGCCCAACGCCTCGGCCTCGGAGCCCCTGGAGCGCGTAAAG aGTCCCGTGTACGACTGGAGCCCCCGAACCCAGGGCATCATCTTGAGCGCCATCATGTACGGTATGCCCGCCGCCCAAATCCCCATGGGCTACCTCTCCGGGGTGTACCCCATAAAGGTGGTGACTGGCTTGGCGCTGCTCCTGAGCTCCGTCTGCAACCTGCTGGTTCCGCTGGCCGCGGAAGGCGGAGAGTCCTTGGTCATCGCCTGCCGGGTCGTCCAGGGGTTCAGCCAG GGGACGGTGATAGTGGCTCAGTACACGGTGTGGGTCAGGTGGGCCCCTCCTTTGGAACGAAGCCGCCTTACCTCTGTGAGCCTGTCAG GAAACATGCTgggcccctgcctctccctgctggTCACCGGCTTCatctcccaggccctgggctggccgGCGGTCTTCTACATATTTG GCGCTGGCGGCTGCGCCCTCAGCCTGCTCTGGTTCCTGCTGTTCTACGACGACCCCGAGCAGCACCCGTGCATCAGCCTCAGCGAGAAGGAGTTCATCGCGTCCTCCGTCGTGCAG GTCAGCTCCAGCGGGAAGTCGGTGCCCATCAAGGCCATGCTCAAGTCCCTCCCAGTCTGGGCCATTTCCTTCTGCTGTTTTGCTTTTTCCTGGACAAACAGCATCATGTTCATGTACATGCCAACATTCCTCAGAGCCAGGCTCCGCATTGACATAAGGGAG AATGGACTGCTGTCGGCCCTGCCCTACCTGCTGTCTTGGGTCCTCGGGAACCTGGCGGGGTACTTGGCCGACTTCTTCCTGGCCAGGAAGATTCTCAGCTTGATCGCCATCCGGAAACTCTTCACCACTCTGG GGCTCCTCCTGCCCGCCCTCTTCGCAGTGAGCCTGCTCCACCCCGGCGCCAGCCGTGTCACCGTCGTCACCTGCCTGACGCTCACAAGCGCCACAGCCGGCTTCTGCGTGGCCGGCATGATCATCAATCCCTTGGATATCGCTCCCAG GTATTATGGATTTCTTAAAGGAGTCACAATGCTAATTGGAATGACAGGAGGCCTGACCTCTTCCACTCTGACGGGAATAATCCTTAACCAG GACCCGGAGTCGTCCTGGTTTAAAATCTTCCTGCTGATGGCAGCCATCAACGTGACCAGCCTGATTTTCTACCTCGTGTTCGCTAAGGCGGACGTTCAGGACTGGGCTAAGGAGCGGCAACAAACTCGCCTCTGA